TCAGGTTCATTAATTTCTACCTGGGCCGAAGCCATGCCGGTAAAAAACAAACCTATAGTAAGTATAAAAAATATTCTCTTTATCATTTAGTAATGTATAATACCGTTATCAAATTAGTAAAATCAAAAATGATTAACTAACAACTTCCAAAAATAACGCATTACTTAGTTTAATTTATGTAGTGGTATAAATTGTGAGTATAAATATTATTCATTTATAATACCTTTTCCCTGCCTCACCATAATTATTTCATTGTTACTACAATCAATAATAGTGGAAGGAATATTCCCGCCATTGCCACCATCAATTACAGCATCAACCAAGTGTTCAAATTTATCGTGTATCTCTTCGGGATCCGTCATGTATTCTATAATTTCATCATCATGATGAATAGAAGTTACAACCAATGGCGAATCAATTTCAGTAACCAGTGTTTGGGCTATTATATTATCAGGAACCCTAATGCCAATTGATTTTTTATTGCCTTCAAAATATTTTGTTACATTATTATTAGCCTTTAAAATAAAAGTGAAAGGGCCCGGTAAATTATTTTTCATCAATCTAAAAACTGACTTATCAATAACCGAAGCATAATCACTTAAATGCGATAAGCTGGCACATACCAATGAAAAATTTACTTTATCAGCTTTCTTACCCGCTATTTTACACATACGTTCAATAGCCTTTTTACTATCCAGTTTACAAGCCATTGCATAAATAGTATCCGTTGGAATAATAATTACTCCATTATTATTTACTATATCAACTACTTGTTTTAGTTGGCGTGGATTCGGGTTTTTAGGATGTAAATTAATAATCATATTTCAATCTTTTATAAACTAAAAAAGCCTCATCATTTTGATAAGGCTTTTAAGCAAGTGTAATTAACGAATTACTTTTTTTTAGCTACTTTCTTAGCTGCCTTTTTAGGAGCTGCTTTCTTAGCTACTGCTTTTTTAGCTACTTTTTTCACTGCTTTTTTAGGAGCCGCTTTTTTAGCTACTGCTTTTTTAGCTACTTTTTTAGGAGCTGCTTTTTTAACTGCTTTTTTAGGAGCTGCTTTTTTTGCTGCTGCTTTTTTAGCTACTTTTTTAGGAGCTGCACTTTTAGTAGGAGCTGCCTTTTTTGTTTTTTTAGTTGTTGCCATAGTTGTTGATTTATTTAATTGATTACAAAAACAAAGTTATAATAGCATACTTAAATGTCAAGTGTTTAATGAATAATAAAAACAAAAAACACTTTTATGTCTATCATTTTCTTGTTGATAAGTGAATAGATATACGTGCGAAGCGTTGATTTTACTATTGTTTTCAGCTTTCATTATTTTTTATAATGTTGTGGTTAACTAGATAAAAATTTATAAACCTCTTATAAACAAATTATGTGCTCAATAAATAATTTATAAAAAAATTATTGTTATATGCTATCATCACATCGTTGGGAACAAGCATTTTTAAAGGCACTCACAAAGATTACATGTAAAACATTTTTTTATAAGTACAAATAAAACGTTTCATAAAAAAATGATTATACAAAAACAGAAATGTTAAATTTTAAAACAATAAAGAATAAAAATAGTATAATTTATTATACAACATCTTTAAAAAAACACAACAAATATTTATAGCATTATAAATAGATATAAAACAAAATAATTGTAACGTTGAATGCAATACATAAACATAAAATATATAATATAAATGAAAGCTGAAATTATAACTATAGGCGATGAATTATTAATAGGGCAAGTAATAGATACAAACAGTGCATGGCTTGGCCAATCGCTAAGTGCACTAGGCATTACATTATACCAACGCAGTGCTTGTGGCGACACCAAAGAACAAATTTTAGATTGCTTACATGATGCAACAAAGAGAAGTGACATTATAATTTTAACAGGCGGACTTGGGCCAACCAAAGATGATATAACAAAACAAACCCTATGCGAATTTTTCAATACATCACTTATACAAAATGATAAAGTATTAGAATGGGTAAATAATATTTTCCGATTACGTAAAACACCTATGCTTGATATAAACTTACAACAGGCAATGGTTCCAAAAAATTGTAATGTGTTATGGAATAAAAGTGGAACAGCTCCGGGTATGTGGTTTGATGTAAACAATAAAATTTATATTTCATTACCGGGAGTTCCATTTGAAATGAAAACAATTTTTGCAGAAGAAGCTATTCCATTATTAAAGCAAAAATTTGAATTACCTTCTATATACCATAGAACATTTCAAACATGCTCAATAGGCGAAAGTTTTTTAGCAGAAAAAATTAAACACATTGAAGAGGCGTTACCTGCATATATTAAATTAGCTTACCTACCTTCAGTTGGAGCAGTAAGATTACGTTTAAGTGCTTATGGAAACAATAAACAATTATTAGAACAGGAAGTAGCTGTTATTGCAAACCAATTTTATGAAACCATAGGCGAATATATTTTTGGTGAAGGAGACGATAGTTTACCACAAGTAATAGGCGTACTATTAAACAGCAAAGAAAAAACAATAGCCACTGCCGAAAGTTGTACAGGAGGTTATATAGCACATCAAATAACATCCATTGCCGGAAGTTCAAAATATTTTACAGGAAGCATTATTAGTTACGACAACAAAATAAAACAACAGGAACTAAATGTAAGCAATGAAATACTTGAACAACATGGAGCCGTTAGCGAACAGTGTGTAACACAAATGGCCCAGGCAATAATTGAAAAAATGGATGTTGATTATGGAATAGCTACAAGTGGTATAGCCGGACCTGGTGGTGGCACTGACGATAAACCTGTAGGTACAGTTTGGATAGCAGTGGGTACTAAAAATAAAATAACAGCTCAAAAATTTAATATGGGTGATAACCGCGAGAGAACCATAATTAGAAGCACTTTAATGGCTCTTGACATGTTAAGAAAACAACTATTGGAAGCCTGATTTTTAATAAGTATTTAAGATTGTGTTTTATTCTTTTATATTTGCTTAATGAACTTTTCATTTTCGGATATAACAACCATTAGCTTAACCCTATTTGCTATTATAGATATTATAGGTGCTTTGCCAATTATTATATCTATAAAAAATAAGCAAAAACATTTAGATAGCGGCAAAGCAACTTTAGCCTCAGGTGCTTTTATGATTATCTTCTTGTTACTTGGCGATAAACTGTTAAAACTAATTGGTGTTGATTTAGCATCATTTGCAGTAGCAGGTTCAATCGTTATATTTATTTTAGGCTTAGAAATGATTTTGGGAATTGACATTTTCAGACAAGATCCAACAGATAAAACAGGTAGTATTATTCCCATAGCATTTCCAATTATTGCTGGTTCAGGAACTCTTACTACCATTATTTCAATGAAAGCCGTTTACGATTACCAAAGCATTTTAATTGGTATTTTATTAAACCTGGTACTAATATATATAGTACTAAAATCCACCAATTGGATTGAAAGAATTTTAGGCAATGCAGGCTTGGGACTTATCAGAAAGTTTTTCGGAGTAATCCTTATTTCAATTGCAGTAAAAATCTTCAAATCAAATTTTTAAATAATTATGATAAAAAAATATTTTAGTGCTGAACAAGCAGAAGGAATCTTATTGAGTCTATTCGGAGTAATTTCCTTTTCAACTTCAGTCGTTTTATCATCTCAAACCAAAGACCCCTTTTATTATGGTATGTCCATTACCCTTTTCTTATTTTCTATTGTACAAATTATTTTGGGTATAGTAATAATAGCAAAGGCCAGAAACAATAAAGTAAAAGTAAAAGCATATAGCACTGAAAAAACAGAAAATATGCTTATATATGAAATGCCCCGGGTTTTAAAACAAATTACCATGAACAAAATAATGGTAATAGTATTTTTTGGGTTTTTAGTTTTCGCCACCATTATACTTTTTATTACTATTGATAATATTTCGTTAAAGGGTTTGGCAAGCGGTATGTTATTACAATCTATTTTGTTGATTATTGCATTACTCTATTCAAATAAAAGAGCCGAAGAATATTTGCAATGGATAAAACATTACTTTAATTAACATGAATAATTTTTCAACAAGCTTTTTAATTATTGTTGTTTCAATAGCAGCAAGTATTGGTTTAATATATTACTTACTACCCAAATTCAACTTAGGACGATACGGAGCTGCTTTTTTAAAAACAGCCATAGCTTGGTCCATGATTGCTTATATTATTTTCGACCTGTCAAAAAAAGAAAGTTATGGTTTAATTACTATTTTAGTATTAGGTGCACTGGCATTTGCTTACACTGCTTTTATTGCAAAACCAAAAGACTGACAGAAGAAGTCTTTGCCATTCTTTAAAATTTAAATCTTAATCCCGTATACCACATACGGCCAAAAACAGGCCCCCATACCATACTAGCATCAAAGTAGCTACCAAAAGGATTTTGCGCATCAATAATGGTATTGTATTGCTTAAAATCAAATACATTTTCAAGACCTGCATACACATCAAATTTCTTATTAAACATCGACTTACTTATCTGCGTATTTACAAGAGAATAACTTGGCGAGAATGAGTTTAACTGCAAATCACCCGGATTATTTAACGTATAAGGCAAACGCTTTTGCCCAATCCAATTCCATGTTACATCAAAACTCCATTTATTTTTAGTGGTATAAGCTACATTTGCAAAAGCCCTGTGCTTAGCAATTAAAGGAGCCATGTGCATACCATTCAAATACTGCGATTGTACATCATACAATCTATAAGCCAGTCGCACATCCAATCTCTTTACAGGTTCATAATCCAGTTGAAGCTGCAAACTGTTTGAGTAAGACGAACCATTTAAATTATAGAATAAAACCTGTTGCGCATTATAGTCCCTGTCAACCACTATTTGATTGACAAAATGGGTATAGTAAAAATCAACCGACCACGTACCTTTTCTATAATTTAATTTAAAATCCTTTGTAAAAGACAAGCCATAATTCCAGGCTACTTCCGGTTGTAATCCGTATGCATTTTGAGTGTAATCAGACGCAAAACCAAATCTTCTTGCACTTACCAATATGCCCGTATTTTCAGCAATAATATTAGCCGTACGTTGTCCCCTTCCTGCACTTAAACGCAAAACGGCTTGTTTGTTTAAAGCATAACGAACGTGCAAACGGGGCGTATAAAATAAACCATACAAGTTATTGTAATCAATACGGTTTCCAAGCACCAAAGTAAAATCAGGCAAATAAGTATAAGTATACTCGCCAAAAACACCACTTACTATTTCCTTTCTGTTAAATTGATACAAAGTATAATTATATAATTGCTCATCATACTTATCGTAACTAAAACTAATACCCGTTCTAAATTTATGGTTACTATTATCAATTAATGATTGGTAAATTAAGTTAGCATAAAGCGATTGCTGTTTCCCATCATATGTATTATTACCAAAAAAAGCATCGTACTTTTGGTTTACACCTTGTACTTGTAACCCCACGCTTTTGTAAACTTTATTACTAAACAAATAACCTATTTTCAGCCATGCATCCTGTCTTTCCGCTTTTACTTGCGTACCATACAATCTAGGGTTCAAAACAGTATCAGCATTTAACTCAAAGTTTTTTTGTCCACCCACTTTACTATCAGTTAATACCCTTAAACCTCCTTGTACAACAAAACCCTTGCCTTGGTCAAATTTAAACCGGTACATACCGTTTAATTGGTTCCCCAACGGATTATCTAAATAACCATCATCGTTATTATCCATTTTTAAAGTCAATGCGCTTGCATGCAATAGCACCATATGCGAAAATGAAGAAGAAACTTTTTGAGCCAGATTTAAATTAACTTCATAACGTCCACCCTCACTGGCATAAGCATTAAAATAAAGCCTTTCCTTTACATCCGATTTATGCAACTCCGTATTAATTTGTCCTGCCACACTTTCAAATCCATTTACCACAGACCCAATTCCTTTCGTTACCTGAATACTATTAAGCCAGGTTCCGGGTGTGTAACTATTACCATAATTAACAGCTAATCCCCTAGCACCCGGTAATGATTCTTGCGTTAGCAAAGTATACTGACTGGCAAGACCCAACATTTGTATTTGCTTATTGCCCGTAATAACATCCGTTAAATTTACATCAACAGAAGGATTGGTTTCAAAACTCTCACTTAAATTACAGCAAGCAGCTTTAAATAATTCCTTCTCGTTCATAATGGTAGTTTTCCAGGGATCAATAAAGCTTACTTCAGATGACTTACGTTCAACCTGTATATTTACTTCGTTCAGCTTGTTTTTATTAATCAATAATACCTTCACAAATTTTCGTTCAGCAACCAAAATAGTGTCCGTTTTATAACCAACATACGACACAACAATATATTTTGTTTCATCCGATTGAGGTATTATAAAAACCCCATTGCTATCAGTACTAACAATTAGTTTAGTGTTTAACCACCTCACCAAAGCACCTTGTATAGGGTTTATGTTTCCTTTCAAATCCGTATCAATAACAATACCTTTTAATACTGCTGGCGACTGAGCAAAAACCAATACAGTAAGTAACCCGAAAAAGAAACTCAGCGTTATTTTTTTCATACTATAAAATAATAAATACCCGTACTAAAAAGTACGGATATTCAACTAATAAAATAAAGAATTTTAGTCGTGATGCGTGTTATCATTATCACGATACATACAACACTCCGGTAGTTTTAAATACGTTTTATCCGGTGCCTTTGCTTTCTCCGTATCGTGGCCACTTTGTGCCACAAGCTCATGTATTTTCTCTATGGTAATTTTATCAGGCTGATATACTACTTCCAATACTTTGGAGTCAATATTCCAGTCAGCCATTTTTATACCCTTTACATCAAGCGCATTTTCTATACGCTCCTTACACTGTGGGCAATTGCCAAAAACTTTAATTTTAGCTTTAATCGGTTTTTGCGATTCGGCATGCACAAACAAACCCAATACCATACAAATCAGACAAATTATTTTTTTCATATTTTTAATATTTATGGGCTACAGCCCTTGTTTAAACAATATAACCTTAAGGTTTTTTAAAATTAGGGTTATTAATAAATTCCGTATCCGTTAGTGTTTTTAAAAACAAAATAAGCTTTCCTTTTTCCTCCGGAGTCATTCTACCCCTTTTAGATAATTTTATATTTACATCAGTAGTTTCCGTAATATGAAAATTACTGTTGTAATGCTCCACCACCTCCTCCAAAGTTTTAAATCTACCATCATGCATATAAGGAGCAGTTAACTCAATATTTCTTAACGAAGGTGTTTTAAACTTACCTTTATCAGCATCATTAAGCGTAATTTTATACCTGCCCATATCCGTAAAAATAGAGTCGAGAGCATTATTCTTAAAATCAAAATCAGTAAAAGTACTACCCGTAACATGGCAGTGATTGCAATCACCTTTATTCATATCCTCAAAAATAGCTTTGCCTTCCAGTTCCTCTATGCTTAAATCAACTTCGCCTCTTTCAAACTGGTCGTACTTACTATTAGCCGAAATCAATGTTCTTTCAAATTGAGCAACTGCTTTCATCAATAATTTAGTAGTAATACTATCCGAGCCAAAAGCATTTTTAAACAACTTAGGGTATTCAGGGTGACTATTCAATTTAGCCAATACATTAGGCAAAGTTTCGTGCATCTCAACAGGATTGGTTATAGGACCAATTACTTGGTCTTCCAATGTAGCAGCTCCACCGTCCCAAAAAAACTTTTTCTCCCAAGCCAGGTTCATTATTGGCATGGCATTTCTGGTACCAATTTCACCCGTAATTCCTTTACTAAACTGCAAAGTACTATCAGTAAAAGCAAAGTTTGAATTATGGCAGCTACCACAAGCCTGCATATTATTAGCCGATAAAATAGGGTCGTAAAATAATTTCCTTCCCAAAGCTACCCCTTCCACCGTCATTGGGTTATCAGCAGGAATAGCAAAGTTGGGAAAATTAACTGGTCTTTTAAGCGTATAAGGAGTTGCTTTATAACTGTTCGTTCCCGTTACAACAGTAGTTGGGTCTTTTTCGCAAGCAATAAACACGGTAATTATTACCATGTTTATCAAAACAAATATCTTTCTCATGGTAATAATTACTCAACCTTACCAAAAGTAAAAGCCCTCGGCAAATTAGCACGCATATTCATTATCCAAAATGAATCTCCCGCATCTACTGATTGGCGGTCATTATCAACATTGAAATCAATATTGTTTCCGATTCCCTCGTAAACTTTATTCAAGTCAAAATTAATAGTCAGCTTATTAGTAGTACCGTTTACATCAACCAAAGGCAAAGGAAACTCTACAAAAGTACGGCCAGCATTGGTTCCTAAATGAAAACGCAAGGCTTGGGTATTGCTGCTTGAGTTCGTAAAATTACCTTCATGCTTAAAGAAAATATAACCCGTATTCCAGGTCCATATCATACCATAGCTTGGGTCTAAAAAACCATCTTGTACGCCACTTGTATTCCTTGTTGAGTCAACCCCAACTATAAACTTAATGGTTTTATATTTTGCCTTAGGTACATCTGTTAATGTAAACGTATTTTGACTTGGCTCCTCCAAATCAATTAAATTATAGTTTTTAGCAAACCACTCCTTGTTGTTTTCATCAACCAACGAAACATTAGTGATATAATACTTAAGCGTAGTAACACTATACATGTTATTAGCTGTATTTTTATAAGCAATCTGACCCATATTAATAGCGTTACCATTTATAGTATTGTTAAAGCTTAAATTAATATCAGCCGTCATAATAGGATCACCGGTTGTGGTTTCTTTTTCTTTTGTACATGCGGTCATAAAAACAGATGCCAACATGCTTATCATTATTATAGTATTTTTCATTTAATTTATTATTTATATTGTTATTAAGTATAGATGTAATAGCTAAAGATACATTTAGTGGTTTAATACACTAAAAATACAAACTATATCATATACGTAAAAAAACACTACTCAGGTGTTTCAATATTCCGGGCGGATAAACAATAAATGGAGGAGTAAAAACAGTTGCAGTGTTACTATATATAATTGACTGAACTACAAAAGTAAAAAGCGAAGTGCTTACTAAAGGTTGTTTAAAACTAAAATTGATTGGCTTGTTTATAGCACCCGCACCATCAAATTTAGATACAATTGTTACATCATCGCAACAATTGCTTTTTGCCATTTTATTACATGCACAGTTATCGTCTTTATTCGACTCAAAAAAGCCAATATCCGTAACCTTACCTCCACAAAAATGCAAATCAACACTTACATTAGTAGCAAGAAGCACATAGTAAAAAACAAATAATATATAAATTACCTTTTTCAAA
This DNA window, taken from Bacteroidota bacterium, encodes the following:
- a CDS encoding L-threonylcarbamoyladenylate synthase — translated: MIINLHPKNPNPRQLKQVVDIVNNNGVIIIPTDTIYAMACKLDSKKAIERMCKIAGKKADKVNFSLVCASLSHLSDYASVIDKSVFRLMKNNLPGPFTFILKANNNVTKYFEGNKKSIGIRVPDNIIAQTLVTEIDSPLVVTSIHHDDEIIEYMTDPEEIHDKFEHLVDAVIDGGNGGNIPSTIIDCSNNEIIMVRQGKGIINE
- a CDS encoding competence/damage-inducible protein A, whose translation is MKAEIITIGDELLIGQVIDTNSAWLGQSLSALGITLYQRSACGDTKEQILDCLHDATKRSDIIILTGGLGPTKDDITKQTLCEFFNTSLIQNDKVLEWVNNIFRLRKTPMLDINLQQAMVPKNCNVLWNKSGTAPGMWFDVNNKIYISLPGVPFEMKTIFAEEAIPLLKQKFELPSIYHRTFQTCSIGESFLAEKIKHIEEALPAYIKLAYLPSVGAVRLRLSAYGNNKQLLEQEVAVIANQFYETIGEYIFGEGDDSLPQVIGVLLNSKEKTIATAESCTGGYIAHQITSIAGSSKYFTGSIISYDNKIKQQELNVSNEILEQHGAVSEQCVTQMAQAIIEKMDVDYGIATSGIAGPGGGTDDKPVGTVWIAVGTKNKITAQKFNMGDNRERTIIRSTLMALDMLRKQLLEA
- a CDS encoding MarC family protein, translated to MNFSFSDITTISLTLFAIIDIIGALPIIISIKNKQKHLDSGKATLASGAFMIIFLLLGDKLLKLIGVDLASFAVAGSIVIFILGLEMILGIDIFRQDPTDKTGSIIPIAFPIIAGSGTLTTIISMKAVYDYQSILIGILLNLVLIYIVLKSTNWIERILGNAGLGLIRKFFGVILISIAVKIFKSNF
- a CDS encoding TonB-dependent receptor, which translates into the protein MKKITLSFFFGLLTVLVFAQSPAVLKGIVIDTDLKGNINPIQGALVRWLNTKLIVSTDSNGVFIIPQSDETKYIVVSYVGYKTDTILVAERKFVKVLLINKNKLNEVNIQVERKSSEVSFIDPWKTTIMNEKELFKAACCNLSESFETNPSVDVNLTDVITGNKQIQMLGLASQYTLLTQESLPGARGLAVNYGNSYTPGTWLNSIQVTKGIGSVVNGFESVAGQINTELHKSDVKERLYFNAYASEGGRYEVNLNLAQKVSSSFSHMVLLHASALTLKMDNNDDGYLDNPLGNQLNGMYRFKFDQGKGFVVQGGLRVLTDSKVGGQKNFELNADTVLNPRLYGTQVKAERQDAWLKIGYLFSNKVYKSVGLQVQGVNQKYDAFFGNNTYDGKQQSLYANLIYQSLIDNSNHKFRTGISFSYDKYDEQLYNYTLYQFNRKEIVSGVFGEYTYTYLPDFTLVLGNRIDYNNLYGLFYTPRLHVRYALNKQAVLRLSAGRGQRTANIIAENTGILVSARRFGFASDYTQNAYGLQPEVAWNYGLSFTKDFKLNYRKGTWSVDFYYTHFVNQIVVDRDYNAQQVLFYNLNGSSYSNSLQLQLDYEPVKRLDVRLAYRLYDVQSQYLNGMHMAPLIAKHRAFANVAYTTKNKWSFDVTWNWIGQKRLPYTLNNPGDLQLNSFSPSYSLVNTQISKSMFNKKFDVYAGLENVFDFKQYNTIIDAQNPFGSYFDASMVWGPVFGRMWYTGLRFKF
- a CDS encoding cation transporter; translation: MKKIICLICMVLGLFVHAESQKPIKAKIKVFGNCPQCKERIENALDVKGIKMADWNIDSKVLEVVYQPDKITIEKIHELVAQSGHDTEKAKAPDKTYLKLPECCMYRDNDNTHHD
- a CDS encoding cytochrome c peroxidase gives rise to the protein MRKIFVLINMVIITVFIACEKDPTTVVTGTNSYKATPYTLKRPVNFPNFAIPADNPMTVEGVALGRKLFYDPILSANNMQACGSCHNSNFAFTDSTLQFSKGITGEIGTRNAMPIMNLAWEKKFFWDGGAATLEDQVIGPITNPVEMHETLPNVLAKLNSHPEYPKLFKNAFGSDSITTKLLMKAVAQFERTLISANSKYDQFERGEVDLSIEELEGKAIFEDMNKGDCNHCHVTGSTFTDFDFKNNALDSIFTDMGRYKITLNDADKGKFKTPSLRNIELTAPYMHDGRFKTLEEVVEHYNSNFHITETTDVNIKLSKRGRMTPEEKGKLILFLKTLTDTEFINNPNFKKP
- a CDS encoding MbnP family protein, giving the protein MKNTIIMISMLASVFMTACTKEKETTTGDPIMTADINLSFNNTINGNAINMGQIAYKNTANNMYSVTTLKYYITNVSLVDENNKEWFAKNYNLIDLEEPSQNTFTLTDVPKAKYKTIKFIVGVDSTRNTSGVQDGFLDPSYGMIWTWNTGYIFFKHEGNFTNSSSNTQALRFHLGTNAGRTFVEFPLPLVDVNGTTNKLTINFDLNKVYEGIGNNIDFNVDNDRQSVDAGDSFWIMNMRANLPRAFTFGKVE